The genomic interval CGGGCCGCGCGGCACACCGGCACCCGGTGGTGCGCAGCGTGCTGCTGGCGACCGCGTCCGGCATAGCGTTCGGCATGTCCTCGGTGTTCACGAAGACGGTGACGGTCGACTGGGACAACGGCGCGGTCTCCGCGACCGACATCCCGTTCCTCGGCGTGATCGCGGTGTTCGCCGTCGCCGGTCTGATGCTCTCGCAGGCGTCCTACCGGGGCGCGGGCCTGGCGGCTCCGCTGGCGGTCCTCACGGTCGTGAACCCGGTGGTGGCGGCCGCGGTCGGCATCACGATGTTCGGTGAGACCTTCCGCTACGGCACGACGGGCACCCTCCTCGCCCTGTCCGCCGGAGTGGTCGCCGCGGGCGGCCTGATCCTGCTGACCACGGAGCGGCTGGGCAGCGAGAGCGTACCGGCCGACACCACCGCACCTCCTGTGGTGCCCTCGCCCGTCGAGGAGTTGCTGGACGCCCTCCCTGGACAGCCCGTCGGCGTGAGCGCGAACGTCGACGTGCCGGCCGCGGACATCACGGCCGGCACACCGGGCGACGCGATCCTCGTCCCGGCCCAGGCGGCGATCCCGGCCGGCGAGGGTTACGAGACCCTGGAGCCGGCCGGACCCGCTGAACCGGTCGGCTACTTCGGTCCGTTCCACGCCGGGCTGTACGTGATGATGCCGGTCCACGACCGGCGCCGTACCCGAGTCAAATCCTGACGCCGCCGGCCCGCAGATAGGCGAGCGGGTCGATGTCGGAACCGAAGCCGGGCCCCGTCCGCACCTCGAAGTGCAGATGCGGGCCCGTGGTGTTCCCGGTGGACCCCGACCGCCCGATGCGCTGCCCCTCGCCCACCGACTG from Streptomyces sp. NBC_01288 carries:
- a CDS encoding DMT family transporter; the encoded protein is MSALALSILLSLVSAVAYAGGAIVQERVAVSSPDQEYAPLRRPSWWAAVALNGTGGLLHVVALAYGPLSLVQPLGALTIVFALPMAALFVGRKAGSTAWRGAIMATIGLAGLLSLVGTSDGQSLSTAQRVSVAVFTGAVVVTLMIAGRAAHRHPVVRSVLLATASGIAFGMSSVFTKTVTVDWDNGAVSATDIPFLGVIAVFAVAGLMLSQASYRGAGLAAPLAVLTVVNPVVAAAVGITMFGETFRYGTTGTLLALSAGVVAAGGLILLTTERLGSESVPADTTAPPVVPSPVEELLDALPGQPVGVSANVDVPAADITAGTPGDAILVPAQAAIPAGEGYETLEPAGPAEPVGYFGPFHAGLYVMMPVHDRRRTRVKS